AGTTCAGCGCCCACCGGCTCCTCGCACAGGGCCTCGTTGAACGATTCAGCGTCAAGCCCCGCTCCTTCTGACCGTCGCGTCTCCGGATCGGGCGGCGGTACGGAGCCCCATCTTCGGTGCCCGGCCGCCTGTCAGAGTGCCGCTGACCTGTGCGCGGAGTGGTTATCCACAGGCCTGCGCGTGACCAGACCCCGGACCGTAAGGTGTGGACCTCCATGATCACGAGCACGGGGGTGCACAGTGCCGTACGAGGTCGACCTGGCGATCCGGGTGGAGAACGCCCTAGATGAGCTGCCGCCGGAGGGGCGCAAGGTGGTGATGGAGACAATCGCCACCGCTCTCGTGCGGCCGGGTGAATGGCCGCAGCCCGGAGGCTGGCACGCCGCGCTGGTCTTCGGGCCTCGCTCGTGGGTGTGCTTCACCTCCTTCCTCGACGGCATCGAGGTGATCGATATCGGCTGGGCGGGCTGACACCGGCAGGCGGCCTGCGGCACCGGGCTGCTGGCCAGCCTCTTTGCGGGGGTTCATTCGCCTTCCGCCTGCTGGGCGGGTGTAGTCCATGCCAGGCCGCCGAGGTCGAGTCGATGGCGGGCACGAGTGACGGCGACGTAGGCGAGACGGGCATCGGTGTCGCTCACTTCAGGGGGCTGGCTGGCTGCGGTCGCGCCGGGATCGGTGTCCTTCGGCTGGGGAAAGTCCTTACCGATCCTGACCGTCGGCCATTCGCGGCCCTTGGCCTTATGGGCGGTGGAGACGGTGACGTCGGCGTGCGCCTCCTCGGCGAGTTGCGATACGGCGGCGAGGATGGCGTCGGGGCCGTGGGTGTCGACGAGGTCGACGAAGGGCTGCAAGTCGCGACCTGCCGGATCGTAGGCGGCGTAGTCCTGCAGGTTGCCCCAGGACGCGAACAGCACGAGTTCGGGGTGGTGCGTGCGGCGGCCTTCCTTCAGATCACGGGCAGCGAAAGCGAGTTGGGCCAGCTGTTGTCCTCCCCGGGTAAGGGCGACGCGGCGTCCCTCACCGAGCAGGCGCATGACCTCCGTCATCGCGCCGATGTTGGTCCGGCACAACACCGCATCCGGGTGGTCGATGCTGCTCACCTCTGCGGGAATGCTGGTAGTCCCCGTCAGGCGAATCGGGGCGTCGGCGAGCGCGAGCCACCGGTTGGCCTCGTCGGCGATCTGCGGCCCGAACCGGAACGAGCGGGTGAGGGTCAGCTGCTCGGCGTCGAAGCCGGTCATCACGTCGGTTGCGCCCCGCCAGCCGTAGATGGCCTGCGCCGAGTCGCCGACCATGACTAGCTGGGCGTGGTCTCGTTGGGCGATGAACACTTGCTCCAGAACCGGGTTGGTGTCCTGGGCCTCGTCGAGGAAGAGGAAGTTGGCTTCGATCTTCGGTCCGGTCAGGGCCCACATCTTGAGGTAGTGGTCGTGCTCGAAGCGGACGACGCCGTGGTCGGGGCGTTGCAGGTCTGCCCACGCCTTGGCCGCGAAGGGGAGCACGAGCTCGGCGAACTGCCGGTGGTCGGCGGGCAGGTCGAGGCCCCGCACACGCGGCACGTGGCGGTGCGTCAGAGTGCCGTCGGCGGAGTGGCAGAAGCGGGTGACGGTGCGTAGCACGTTGTGGGACAGGGTTCTCTGGCTGATCTCGTGATCGGCGATCCGCAGGGAGCGCAGGATGCCGAGGGCTTGTCCGGTCTTCCAGGCCGGCTGGCGGGGGCTGTTGAGCCGGTCGGCGTAGCGGTGGCCGAGTGCGGCAAAGGCGGTGGCGTGGGCGGTGCGGCACTGCACCGTGGACGGGAAGCGCGCTGCGGCGTCGCGCGCGATGTCCTTGTTGAAGGCCAGGTAGCGGCCTCGGCGTTTGGTGCTGGCGGCGAGCAGGCACAGCGTGCTGGTCTTCCCTGTTCCGGCTCCAGCCTGCAGCGCGAGGTGCTGGCCGGAGCGGAAGGTGTCCGCCGCGTGGACCTGTTCGGGGGTGGGAGTGTGCAACAAGGACTCCGGGGGATGGAAATGGCCAGACCGACGGCAGTTGGTGATGCGGATGCTGGGCGAACGACGGTTGGTTCAGCGGGGCGGGCGCGCCTGGAGAAGACGGCCTGCGGCGCAGGCCAGGACTTCTTCCGGCGTGTGGTGGGTGAGCAGGCGGCGCAGCTGCGACTCGAGACGCTGATGCCGTTCGCGCTGCTCTCGCGCAAGGCCGGCAGTGATCCGCTCGCGCAGGACCTCACGGGCGCGCACCGCTGGCGGCCGCCTCCTGGCGAATCTGTGCGTTGGCGCTGCGGCTGAGGACGACGTTGAGCAGGACCCGGCCGTGGCGGTCGGGGTAGTGCGTGCTGAGCACGTCGATCGGCAGGACCGAGTCCAGCCGACGTCGCAGCCGGTGCAAGGCGCGGCCCGGGCTCTTGCCGCTCTGCACCGTCATCAACCGGGTGCGGTCCGCGTTTGCGGCGAACGCTACGAAACAGCGGGCCCGGTGAAGCTCCCGGGCGGAGGCGGGCCGGGTCAGGGCGATCTCGACGACGTACTGACGTGTCACGACTGGGCCTGCCGCGGAGCGGGGCCGCCGGGACGGCGTCCGTGCGAGGGCAGGCGGGTGCGGATGTGTTCGTGGTGCCGGAGCGGATCGAAGGACTCCCAGTCCGCAACGGCGAGGTCACCCGCCGCAGGGGTGGCGGCATGCTGGTCACACCGCTGGGCACGCCACCGCAGCTGTTCCGGGTAGGGCAGTGCGGACAGGCTGTAGACGGCCATGACATCCGACGGCAGCGCGAGCTGGCCTTGGTCGGCGCTCACTGGCACCAGGGCCCACACACCGTGCAGAGAGCTGGGGCCGAGAACCTTGGCGGTGCAGCGGGTACGGCGCAGCGTCTGAGCGACGCACTGGATCTCGTCGACGGGGCGGGAGGCCAGGTAACGGACGAACAGCAGCTGCACGACAGGCCGGGCCGGTTGGCAGACGGCCTGGCCCGGCGACGGACTGCTGGCCGGCGCGGCTGGCGGAGCGAGGACTCCGGCGTCGAGCAGACGGCGTGTGCGCAGGGCGAGAGACCGGCGCAGCCCGGACAGCTGCGGCGCGGCAGGCGGCGCCGGGCGGCCGGGGCACAGCAGTGCGTGCGCCAGCCGGCACCAGCTGCTCCCGTCGCCCGCGGGATGGGCGATGCCGCGGCTGACGTGCCAGCGACAGGACTCCGGCACCCGGGCCGCGGGCACTTCGTGCGGATGCAGCTGCACCGGGCGGTCGTCGGCGCGCCGGTACCACTCGACCGGATTGCCGCACGCGCGGCAGGAGGCGGTCTGGCCGCAGCGCAACAGCTGGCTGGCGCTGTCGGGAGTGATACGCAGGGATCGCCGCCGAGGCGCGCTCGCGCGGCTGCCGTCCCAGCGCCGTGCAGAAGGAGAAGGTGATGAGCACATGCGGGCGAACCTGCCAGCCGACACGCCGCACCGGCGGCACCCGGCCCGGATGGTCCCCCGGGCAGAGCAGAATGGGGCGACAGCAGTGCGAACGACTGCTCGCGCATTCGATACGGCGTTGCCGGATTGGGTGAATCGCCGCCGGTGCCGGACGGCCCGGATCAGATGTCGGAGCTGCCGTCGGCTCCGGGCAGGTCGTGCTCGTGGCAAAGGGTGGCGAAGAGGTCGTCGAACGGTGTGTCCAGGGCGTGTGCGAGGGCGTGCCACGTCTTGAGGGTGCCGATGGTGCGGCCCTGCTCGATCTCAATCACGGTGCGCCTGGCCAGGCCGCTGCGGCTGGCGAGCTCGTCGTAACTCCACCCTCGTTCAGCCCGCAGACGCCCCAGCTGCAGCCGGAGCGCATTGAGGTCCGGGTCGGGCGGCAAGATCGTCACCCAACTATCCGACGGTGCAGACCCTTGCCCTGTCAGTGCAGACCTCTGCCCTATTTACCCCAGTGGCCCACCGGCGAGAGGGCAGGGGTCTGCACTACCGTGTCGGCCGCCGCCGTACGGCGCGGTAGGGCTGGCGCAGGACAAGGAAGGGAGGGAAATACGCGCCCATGAAGCTGCACACCGTGTGTCCACCGGCGCCGCGGACCTGGACGGTGGAACTGAGACGCGAGACCGGCGGAATCGTCCTCGTCTGCCGGCAATGTCCCCAGGACGGCCAGCGGGTCACCGCGGAGTCCGCCCGCTCGGCGGCCCTCGCCCACCTTGCCCGGCACGCCCGCGGTGATCTTCGGGCCACCTACCTGCGCATCTGCCAGTGCCACGAACGCGGATGCCGCTGGCACCGCCGCCATCGCGGGTGCGCTGGCCCCATCCGGCTGCTCCTAGCCTGCGAACGCGGCGGCCGCATCTGGCGCCTCGCCGACGCCTGCCGCGCCTGCGCCGCAGCCACCGTCCAGGCAGCCATCGTGCCCGACACCCTGCTTGCCGCACCGCTGCGCCCGCCCTCTGCACGACCGCGTCACACACGGCGGCGCAGGGGACCGGGCGAACGCGTCCGCGTGGGCGAGATCCTCAGCTACCTGGCCGCCGCCCTGCCTGCGGACGTCTCGGCCGGGGCGAGGCTCCTCGCCCTGCAGTGCGCGCTGCGCATGAACGCGTACATGCACGTCGAACTCCCGGCAGGCCTGCTGCGCGGTCTTCGTATCGACGCCGGGGAAACCTGCTACGAGTTGGAGCGGGCAAGGTGGCTAAACGTGGTGAACGGTCCCGGAGCCGGCGGGGTCGCTGCAAAGCTTCGTGACGCCACGCTGCTCACCCAGTCACCCGCCCGCCCCGACCGGCGGCGCGCCGCCGACTGGGCATTGCGCACTGCGCGCCCTGCCCGAACGGGGCAGACCGAGCACCGGCTGTGGCTGCTGGGCGTCTACCTCGCGGCGCACAGCGATCCGTCCTCGAGCGAGGGGCTGAGCGAAGGCGACCGGATCATCCGTGAATGCGGCCTGCATGATCAGGGGTTCCACAGCGTGCTGACGCGTCTGACGGCGACCGGCACCGTAGAGGAGTGGGGGATCTGCCCGGACTCAGGGGACGTGCGCTGGAGGCTTGCCCTGGGGCCTCACGGGAGGCGTCTTACGGACCGTGGGTGTGATGCTGGTGAGTTCGCGTGAACGTGGAGCTGTGTCCTTCCACCGCATCTCGATCCACCTGATGAGGGGGCAGCGATCAGTAAGTAATCTTGATGCCGAGGGACTCGCCGTGACGGCGGACGAAGTCTTCGACGAGTTGCGGATTCCGCCGCATGGCAGCCTTCAATTGATTGGCCTGAAACTTGTCCCGGCTGGTGTTGAGTAGCTCTTTCCAGCCTGGTCGCGGGTTCACGATGCCTTCCACGATGAGGAATTCAACGATGTCTTCGACGCATGGGCGGAACCTTGTGCCGCCCATGGGAAAGTGCAGCTTAGGTAGGGGGCGTCCCGGGAGGACTTCTTCCCATGTGGTTGAGGATCCGTATACCTGGAGGTGTGCGTCGGGGTATCCGTCACCTTTGCGGCGTTCGTAGTCGTAGTGGAAAAGACCCTCCTTGGACTCTTTGTCTTTAAATACGCCTACGAACGACTGCTGGACCGCAAGGTACTCGCGTTCTTCGTCGAACCGGAGCTGGAAACTGACCTCCATCCACAGGTTCGGGCGCCCGGGCGGTGTGTCCAACTCAAACCGCTGCGACTTCATCGGATTTTTCTGCACGTTGCTGGCGACTAGAAACGTACGTTCCTGGCGGTGCTGCATAGCCAGTGCCCGGACCTGAACGTGACGAGCCACGGTCTGGCTGAGCATGGTGTCCATCTCCACTGCGAACTCGGTCGCCATTGACCGCAGAGCATCAGAGATCAAGAGTGCCCCCGATGAGTGACCACAGGGCGTGCGCCTGAGCGGAGGAGAAGTCGCGGTTACGGGCCTGTTCCTTCAGTTCGGCATAGGTGAGGCCGAGCTCTTCGAGAGCTGCCAGGGCGCCGGCGTGCCACTCGTCGTAAGACAATTCCTCATACCGTGCGTCACCCTGGTCTGTGGGGCGCTCCTCGATCGCTGTCATGGTCCTTCCCCCTCCTTCTCGCGCTCGTACGTGCTGGTCCTTCTTGAACCGTACGGCAGAGCACTGACAGCGACGAGAGCGCGGCCATGAAGTCGCCATACGTGCAGGTCACAGACGCGGGTAGGTGTCGGTCCCGTGGTGCTGGCCGATCAACGGTGAGTCCCATCGTCTGCGGATTTCGTCGGTTCTGCAGCTGAGTGAGCTCGGGCGCCGTCGCGGCCGCCCCGATGACCTGACCAACCGGCTCGCGTTATCGGTACGCCGCTGACGGCCGAATCCTGCCGGGGACATCCGCCCCGGCGCCGAGCCGTCACCGAGGCCCGGTGGAGGCGCGCGCCCTGTCCATCGACGATCTCCGATGGTAGAAGTGGGCAGCGGCGTGTACTTGGGGGAAACGGCGCACCGGGGGGGTAGGAGTGGACGCATTACCGCAGGGCGGTGGCCAGAGGAGCGCGGACGGTGTGTCCGTGTCGCAGTATGTGCCGCCGCCGTCGGTCGTGCCGCACAACCAGTTCGACACCCGGACACCCCTGCAGCAGGTCTTCTACTGGACGCCGGAGCAGTGGGAGCAGTTCACCTGCGAGTGGGTTCGCATGCGCAGGGACGAGTTCGGCTACCTCGGCGTGGAGGTCCTGGGCGGGACCAACGACCGCGGCGCCGACGTCGTCGCCTTCATGAGCGAGCAGCGGTTGAACGGTGCCTGGCACTGCTACCAGTGCAAGCACTACACCGACGACCTCACGCTCGACGACGCGCTGCCCGAGATGATCAAACCGTTCGCGGCGACGCTGGAGACGAGCCGGACGCTCCCCGCCCGGTACATCTTCGTGGCACCTAAGATCCATCCCCGGCTCAAGGACATGGTGCTGACCCCGGCCGCGCTGAAGGACCGGTTTCTCACGTACCTGGACGGGCGGACCAAGCCGGTCGCCGCGTTGTCCCCACAGACCCGGGCGGCCGTGCGGGCGTTGGCGGAGCGCACGGACTTCTCGATGTTCTGGACCGTGAACCTGGACGAGGTCTTGGAGGTCTACAGCAAGTCGCCGCTGTTCGCCTCCCGCTTCAACCTGCCGCCCACCGGCAAGCCCCGCAAACTCCTTCCCCCTCCCGAGCCCCAGGTCAACGAAGCGCGCTACCTCCAGCAGCTCCTGGACGTTTACCAGGAGAGGTTCGGCGAGGACATCGCCACCGTGCAGCACGCCTTCGAGCACCCCGATTCGGGAGAGCATCTTGGGCGGCAGCGAGTGGCGTTCTTCGATGCGGAGGCCCTACGCATGTATGCACGAGAGAGCATCGCGGGGGACACCTACGAGGAGCTACAGGACGACGTGCTGACCAACCTGATCGAGGTGGCCGCCATCGACTACCCCTCAGGGTGGGACCGCCTCCAGCAGGTCCTCAAAGCCTCCGGGCAGATGACCCTCACCGGGTCGCCCCTGCTGCACCTGTTCCGCAACAGCCAGCGTCAAGGCATGTGCCACCAACTGGCGAACGTCGACAAGCTGCACTGGTGCAAAGGAGGTTGCCGATGAACCCGCTCAACAGTCCGGTCGAAGTGGGGATGCGTACGTTGGTACTGCTGGCCCGCAGCCATCCTCACCCACTGGACCTCTCCTGGCTGGTGGTCCTGGACCACGCCATGCTGCACAGCAGCCAGTTCGACGGTCCGCCCAGCCTCCATCCCCGCCTGCCCGCCCAGCCGGGCGAGCTCGGCATGAAACGGCAGATGATGCAGGAAGGGCTGGAGGTGCTGCTGCGCGCCGGCCTGGCCACGGTCGAGGCGACCGATGACGGGCTCGTCTACCAGGTGACCCCGCGCGGCTCGGGGTTCGTCGGCATCCTGGAGGCCCCGTACGTCGGCGAACTGCGTCAGCGCGCGCAGTGGGCCGTGGAGCAGTTCGCCTCGACCACGGACGCGGTGGCGGCCACACGCGACATCACGACCCGCTGGCACAACGAATTCACTGCCGGCATGCAGCACCTGGGGGTCGGCCATGGCTAACTTCACCCTGACCCATCTGACGTACGCCGGTGCGGGCCTGCCGACGGCCAGCGTGGAGTTCGACCCCAAGTTCACGGTGATCTACGGCTCCTCCAACACGGGCAAGACCTTCCTGGTCGACTCCATCGACTACATGCTCGGCGGTCATGTCCGTCCCTCGATCCCGCGCGCCGAAGGATACGGACAGATCCTGCTCGGCCTGGTGCTTCCCGACGGCAGGCCTCTCACGCTGGTCCGCAAGCCCGGCGGCAAGAGCATTCATGTACACCAGGACGACCTGAGGGAGCTGTCCCACGCCACCCCCGACGCGATCGTCTCGGCCCGCAGGATTCGCAGCCGCCGTGACATCTCGCACTACCTGCTCAGCAAACTGGGACTGGACGACACCTACGTTCGCACCAACGAGGGCGGCAACACCGAACTGCTCAAGCTTGCCGACCTGACCCACCTCAGCGTGGTCACCGACACCCGCATGATCGATCCGAATCCGCCCTCGCAGCGCACCCGCGGCACCGCGGCCAGGACCACCGCCCGCTCGGTCATGAAACTGATGCTGACCGGAGAGGACGAGCCCCCGGCGACCAAACTCCCCAATGCTGCTCAACGGCGCGTCCAGCGGGGCAAGATCAACCTCATCGATTCGCTGGCACTGGACCTGCACGCCAAACTCTCCCGCGACCAGACCCCCGACGAGCTGCGAGATCAGCTGGCCCGGTTAGAGGACAGCCTCAACAACATGGCCCGCTCGCTGGCCGGCGAGTCCGAGCAGCAGGCCCGCGTCGTCGCCGCCCGTGCACACCTGGCCGAGACGGACGCTGAGCTGGAGGCACGCCTAGGTGAGGTGCTCGACCTGCTGGGGCGATTCGACACCCTGCGTCAGCAGTATGAGACAGACCTCGCTCGTCTGGAGATGGTCAGCGAGGCGGGCAATCTGCTGGGCTACTTCCAGGTCGGCCGCTGCGTCTTCTGCGGGGCGGACCCCGAACACCAGCAGGCCCAGCACGGCCATCAGGAGACCACCCAGCTGCACGAGGCCGTGCTCGTCGAGTCAGCCAAGACGCACTCCCTTCTCGCCGACCTCCGGCTGACCATTCAGGGGCTGGAGGGCCAGCGCGACGAGCTGGCCGAACGTCGCACGGCCCTGAGCGCGCAGGCGGCCGAGGCCGACCGGGCCCGGGCGCAGATCGAAGCACGACTGGCCCCTCTCCGTGACGGGCTGCAGGACACTGTCGACGAGCGGCTGCGTGTCGAACGCGACCTGGAACTGCGGGCCCGGCTCGATGAACTGGAAGAGCACCGCTCCCAGCTGGTGGCCCAGGGCGCCCTGCCGTCCAAGCGGCGGGAATCCCTGATCGCGGGCAGAATCCTGTCGTCGTTCGACGAGCTCTTTCAACGCACCCTGGATTCCTGGCGGATCCCCGACGTGGAAGGCGCCGGCTACGACCCCTACAGCGGGGACGTCAGTGCTGGCGGAACGGCGCGCGCCGGCCACGGCCGGGGCATGCGCGCTCTGCTGCACGCCGCGTTCTCCATCGCCCTGGCCCGCTACTGCCTGGACCGCAGACTCCCGCATCTCGGCTTCCTGGTTCTGGACTCGCCCCTGGTCACGTACAAAGAGCCGGACTTTGACGCCGACCGCATCCCCCCGAACGTGATCGACCATTTTTACCGCTCGTTCCTGGCCTTCCCCGGCCAGGCCATCGTCGTCGAGAACGCGACACCGCCCCCAGACGTCCTCGAGCAGGCACGGATCGTCACCTTCAGCGGCAGCGGAGCCCGCCCCGGCTTTTTTCCCGCGCGTCCCAGCACCGCCAACCGAGCCTGAGTCGCACCGAACCCGCAGGGATGAAGCGCCGGATGGCCCGGCATGCCGATACCGTGCTGACCGGCCGGCCACGACGTGGAACTGCGGCGCACTAGCCTCGTGCTTTCACGGCTGCGACGCTGAACGTCGCCCTAGCCAGCCGTCACACTCAATCTCCGCTGCTCCTCCCGGGCGCGCCCCGTGGGGCGCGCAACGGCTTTGTCGGAGAGGAGCACACCCGGGAGCTCACACAGAAGCGCGCAAACGCTCCAACTTGATGCGGAACTCCTCCACTCCCGGTGGGCGGACCTGCTGATCCTGGCCAGCGCGGGTCATGAGCGCCTTCTTGAGGAACTGATGCCTTCCGAAGACTTTCGTCTTTCCCTGAAGCGATCTAAGCAGAATCTTCGGGTCAACGAGATCCAGCCACTCTTCTTCCCAGCGGTCCTGAACCAAGTCTCGTTGCGTGGCCACAACCTCCTCCCATGCGCTTGCGCGGTTTTCATGAACGCGAGCGGAGGCTCGATTGAGTTCAGGGACGGAGCTGAAATCCGTCCGGCGAGGCTGGGGATGCATGCGGTTGATCTCCGCATGCGCCAGTGTCTCGGCCACCTCGCCCATGAGTGGGTCGGCCAACTCCCGGAGCAACTCCTCTACTTCACCCTCCAAGATTTTATAGCCAACCGTCGTCAGGAACACGGAAGAGATCAGGGGAGGGTGAAGAAGCATACTTTCGATCGCCCGGCGCGGCCAGATGTGAAGATTTGAATACTCAGAGGAAAGGCGTTGCGTCTCCTCTTTGGGCATGAGGTCACGGTCCCGCAAACAGAGCCACGGCAACCGGTTTAGGCTAGCCGCCAAGGAGCGGTGATGGCCCATGACCTCATGTGAATTACCGGCCTTTACGATTCTGGCGTGGCTGATTTCGTCGGGAAAGAGTGAGAGGAGGTCATCCTCGTCATACTTTCCTTCGACGACGAGCTGGAAATCCATCAGCATGTCATCTGCGGCGCCATGGCCAACCGCTGCTGATACACCATAGGGGGCAGATGGGCGATGAGCTTGGTTACCTTTTCCTGAATCTCGATGAACCTCGATAATGCAGCGCGGAGGGAGGGCGGCAACGATCTCCCGGGAGTGGGTAACCATCACGGCCTGAGACGATGAGGTGAGGTCACGGAAGGCGTTCAGTAGTGGAACATGAAGCGAGGCGTGAAGGTGAGCTTCAGGCTCATCAAGTAGTACAATCCCGCCCGTCGTCTTCAGGTAATGGCCAAGGCAGAGAAGCCCCAGAGCCACCCGCTGGCCGCTGGATAGCCCCTCTAGCCCATGGTGATGGCCATTGGGCAGCGCCACCGAGATATAGCTGGACCCGGTAGTTCGTTTCGAGGAAGGCCTGAGGAGAATCCGCCCCGTCACCTTTCTGAATTGCTCGGAAATACCGGCGAATGCGTCTTCACCTCCCGCTCCCTCTCTATTGGCGAGCATCGACTCGTAGTCAAGTGATGCTAGATAGCCCTCAGTGTCCACAGCAGGATGGTTCCAGCCGGAGTGAGACTTGACAGTTGCCTGAGGGTTGAACGGGGCGCCAAGGCTGATCCGCGGGCTGTTCTTGAGCTGGAAAATCTGTGTGGAGTCAATGAGGGTCATCACTGAAAATGGGTGACTTGCTCTGAACTCGGGAGAGAATGCGACCTCTAGTTCTTCGGATCCTGATATCTGTCGATTCTTGCCCTCGCCAATGATAGCTCTGCGGCTATACTCACCCTTCTTCTCTGCGGGACGCCCGAGTTTATCTCGGCACTCCATGTCGAGAATCTCGAACTCGCGGTCATTCAGGGTGAACGATGCCTCTACTTCGGCGTGACTCCCGTAGGGGCCGATCACATTCTTACCAAGGCCGGACGCGCGCCCGACGAATGCCAGGATCTCCAGGATGGACGACTTTCCTGCACCGTTTGACCCGGTCAGCACCGCAATCGGGAGACTGGAGGCGTCGGTGATCGCAAACTCTCTAACACCCCGGAAGTTGGAAACGGAAAGGCGTGACAAGCGCACGATTTCACCTCTGCGATGCAGGTGCAGGATGTTGACGTCCGTAAAATACAGCGGGCCACGGGATATGGAAAGTCGTTAATTGATTCAAGCGCTTTTCGCTACAATGCGGGGCTCCCTGGCGCACCCATGGTCAAGAAACGGCAAAGTCTGTGAGACACCTGGGTGTGTGACGGGAGGAGCGCTCGACCGGAGGCGCGGGTGGGCGGATGAGACAGGGCCCCCGCTGAGACTGCTGAACTGTTCCTAACAAGGGCCTGGTCACTCTCGAGGACCTCGTACGGCAGGCCCTGCGGATGCGGCCCGACCGGCTCGTCGTGGGGGAGGTGCGCGGGCCCGAAGTGGTCCATCTGCTGGCCGCTTTGAACACCGGGCACGAGGGCGGCTGCGGGACCGTCCACGCCAACGCGGCCGCGGACGTGCCTGCCCGGCTGGAAGCGCTCGGCACGGCGGCCGGGCTCGACCGGGCCGCCCTGCACAGCCAGTTGGCGGCCGCCCTGGCGGTCGTACTGCATCTCGTGCGCGACCGGGCCGGGCGGCGGCGGATCGCCGAGGTCCATGTGCTGGAGCGGGACCCGTCAGGGCTGGTGCGGACGGTGCCGGCGCTGCGGTGGGGCGAGGAGGCCTTTGTGCGGGAGCGGGGGTGGGGGCGGTTGCGGGAGTTGCTGGGGGTTCCGGCGGACGAATGCGGTGCCGGGGAGCGAAGGAGTGGTTGGGATGGGTGAGCTGTCGGCGGGGGCTGCTGTGGCGTGTGCCGGGGCCGTGGTCTGGCTGATGGGTGGATGGCACTCCGGGGCGCGGCGGGCGGAGTTGCTGCTCGCGGGCGGCGGGGTGGTGGGGACCGGTCCGCCCGCGTGGCGGGATGCGGTCGGTCGGCTGCGGCGGCTCCGCGGTCGGCTGCGGGTCGAGTGGTGGGCGCCGGCCGCCGGGCTGGTGCTGGCGGTGCTGGGTGCGTCGGTGCTGCCGCTCGTCGCGGGGGTGGCCGGAGTGCCCTTGCTGCGGCGGCTGCGGCTGGCCGCGGAGGCGCGGCGGGCGCGGGAGTGGCGCGCGGACGGGGTGATCGCGTTGTGCGCGGCACTCGCCGGGGAGGTGAGGGCCGGGCGGCAGCCGGGTGAGGCACTCCTGTGTGCGGCGCGCGACTCCGGTGGGCTCGGGGGCGCGCAGGCGGCGGTGCTGGCTGCGGCGAGGTTCGGCGGGGACGTGCCGGGTGCGCTGGCGGGCGCGGCGCGACAGCCGGGGGCCGAGGGGTTGCTGGGGCTCGCGGCCTGCTGGCGGGTGGCCGTGGACCAGGGTGCGGGGCTTGCGGCGGGGCTCGACCGGCTCGAGGCGGCGTTGCGTGCGGAGCGGGACCAACGGGCCGATCTGCGCGCCCAGTTGGCCGGCGCCCGCTCCACGGCGGTGATGCTCGCCGCGCTTCCGGCCTTCGGGCTCACCCTCGGGACGGCTCTCGGTGCCGACCCGCTGCACGTCCTGCTGCACACCGGGGCGGGGTTCGGGTGCCTGGTGGTCGGGGGGCTGCTGGAGGTGGTGGGGGTGTGGTGGGTTGCCCGGATCGTGCGAGGGGCGGAGGTGATGTGAAGGCGGGGGGAGGGCGGGGTGGTGTGAGAGCGGGGTGGTGTGAGAGGTGACGGCGGATGCAGTTGATGCCCGGAGCTGAACTCGGTCGGAATTGGCCGAGATCGGGTGAGATCAGTTGAGATCGGTCGCGACCGGTCGGGATCGGGAGAAGGAGGCGGAGTGAGTGCGGAAGTTTTCCACAGGGTGGGGGCGGTTCTGGGGGCCGTGCTGGTGCTCGGGTGGGTAGTGCGGTGGGTCGGGGCGGTACGGCGTGAGCGGAGGGCGCGGCGGCGGGTCGCCGAGTTGCTGGGGCTGGAGGTGGCTTCCGCGGGGGTGCACGTCGAT
This genomic window from Streptomyces sp. DG2A-72 contains:
- a CDS encoding type II secretion system F family protein; translation: MGELSAGAAVACAGAVVWLMGGWHSGARRAELLLAGGGVVGTGPPAWRDAVGRLRRLRGRLRVEWWAPAAGLVLAVLGASVLPLVAGVAGVPLLRRLRLAAEARRAREWRADGVIALCAALAGEVRAGRQPGEALLCAARDSGGLGGAQAAVLAAARFGGDVPGALAGAARQPGAEGLLGLAACWRVAVDQGAGLAAGLDRLEAALRAERDQRADLRAQLAGARSTAVMLAALPAFGLTLGTALGADPLHVLLHTGAGFGCLVVGGLLEVVGVWWVARIVRGAEVM